Genomic segment of Methanolobus mangrovi:
TCTGTATTGAAGTGAGCAGGATATTCTTTAGTTTCAGTATTGGTATTTCCATAGGAACACCCGGAGCTCATACCATTTTTTTTCCTACAATAGCAAAAGCCTTTGAGACACCGTCACGCAATGAACCAGTAGTGATTATACCGCTCATGTCAACTCCGAGAGTCACAATTGTTTGGGCAACATTTGGACTGAAACCGGTAATGATTACTTCCGCACCAAGCATTTTGCCGGCACTTACAGTCTTCAGGATATGCTGTGCAACACTTGTATCTATCATTGGAACACCAGTCACATCAAGTATTGCCACAGCTGCTTCATTTTCAACAATCGAGGATAATAGGTTCTCAATTATCTGCTGAGCACGCATTGTATCGATCACCCCTACTAATGGAAGAATCACAATACCATCCCAGAGTTTAATAACAGGTGTTGAAAGTTCCATTATAGTACGGCTGTGAGCCCGGACCTCTGCTTCAATCTTTACCCTGTCACTTATGTCAATGACATATTCAACTCCACCTATAATGTTACCTTCTTTATCCTTCAATGGAGCTGCAGTATACTCTACAGGGAAGGTTTT
This window contains:
- a CDS encoding PAS domain-containing protein, translated to MKTETEIPAVMDNFSNKNVLDQLPCMVMAVDLDFNILSLNAVGCRWLGEDFENIEGKKCYDLVRSPHCNTNNCRVKQAMENGRVYVWRNEITAAGKTFPVEYTAAPLKDKEGNIIGGVEYVIDISDRVKIEAEVRAHSRTIMELSTPVIKLWDGIVILPLVGVIDTMRAQQIIENLLSSIVENEAAVAILDVTGVPMIDTSVAQHILKTVSAGKMLGAEVIITGFSPNVAQTIVTLGVDMSGIITTGSLRDGVSKAFAIVGKKMV